One Pantoea trifolii DNA segment encodes these proteins:
- the recD gene encoding exodeoxyribonuclease V subunit alpha, which translates to MSGMTALLAQAAELRLLRSLDVQFAQLLADDEQPARLLLAACLSAEAGDGHVCLPLSQLSRDNLFKGRHAELAQAIWQAAGEPQDWAAILSGWSALSRSEQAAPIVLSEDRLYLHRLWHNEGQVARFFQTQPTSQAFAAEEVRLVLDQLFGIEPDNWQKIAAAVALTQKTAVISGGPGTGKTTTVAKLLAALIRLSEGALRIQLAAPTGKAAARLTESLGKALQKLPVSEAERQRFPADATTLHRLLGAQPETQRLRYHAGNPLHLDVLVVDEASMVDLGMMANLIAALPAQARVIFLGDRDQLASVEAGAVLGDICRCAEAGYSPMRAAQLSALTGSEVAGNDDSSAPAVRDAICLLRKSYRFDANSGIGQLAAAVNAGDVKAVEAVFQAGFSDITRQPLQDADAYQAMLTEIAAGYQPFLKLISQRADPAEIIAAFGRYQLLCALREGPFGVQGLNQRIEQKLMQLQLIRRPTGGSRWYQGRPVMVTRNDSALGLFNGDIGITLFDEEGLLKVFFPLPDGSIKAVQPSRLPTHDTAWAMTVHKSQGSEFDHTALVMPAQFLPVLTRELIYTAITRARKQLTLYSDDSVFRRAVQLRTQRRSGLLERLSGE; encoded by the coding sequence ATGAGCGGTATGACCGCGCTTTTAGCACAGGCGGCTGAGCTGCGTTTGCTGCGCTCGCTGGATGTCCAGTTCGCTCAACTGCTGGCCGACGACGAGCAACCGGCGCGTTTGCTGCTGGCAGCGTGCCTCAGCGCGGAGGCGGGAGATGGGCATGTCTGTTTGCCGTTATCACAGCTAAGCCGTGACAACCTGTTTAAAGGGCGTCATGCGGAGCTGGCGCAGGCCATCTGGCAAGCGGCAGGCGAACCGCAGGATTGGGCTGCAATTTTAAGCGGCTGGTCGGCGCTGAGTCGCAGCGAGCAAGCAGCGCCCATCGTGCTGAGCGAAGATCGTCTCTATCTGCATCGTCTTTGGCACAACGAAGGGCAGGTGGCGCGTTTCTTCCAGACTCAACCAACATCACAAGCTTTTGCGGCTGAAGAGGTGCGGCTAGTGCTGGATCAGCTGTTTGGCATCGAGCCGGATAACTGGCAGAAGATTGCGGCTGCGGTGGCGCTGACGCAGAAAACTGCGGTGATCTCGGGCGGTCCCGGCACCGGCAAAACCACCACGGTGGCAAAACTGCTGGCGGCGCTGATCCGTCTCAGTGAAGGCGCGTTACGTATTCAGTTGGCTGCACCAACCGGTAAAGCGGCGGCGCGTCTCACCGAATCGCTGGGCAAGGCGCTGCAAAAGCTGCCGGTGAGCGAGGCGGAGCGGCAGCGCTTTCCAGCCGATGCCACCACGCTGCACCGCTTGTTAGGCGCGCAGCCGGAAACGCAGCGCCTGCGCTATCACGCCGGGAATCCGCTGCATCTGGATGTGCTGGTGGTGGATGAAGCCTCAATGGTCGATCTCGGCATGATGGCGAACCTGATTGCGGCATTGCCAGCGCAGGCGCGCGTGATATTTCTTGGCGATCGCGATCAGCTGGCGTCGGTGGAAGCGGGCGCGGTGCTCGGTGACATCTGTCGTTGTGCCGAAGCCGGATACAGCCCGATGCGTGCTGCGCAGCTGAGTGCGCTCACCGGCAGTGAAGTAGCGGGTAACGATGACAGCAGCGCGCCCGCCGTGCGCGACGCGATTTGCCTGCTGCGTAAAAGCTACCGCTTTGACGCCAACTCCGGCATTGGCCAACTGGCCGCAGCGGTTAACGCCGGTGATGTAAAGGCGGTTGAAGCTGTGTTCCAGGCCGGTTTCAGCGATATCACCCGTCAACCTTTACAGGATGCGGATGCGTATCAGGCGATGCTGACGGAGATTGCTGCCGGTTATCAGCCATTCCTGAAACTCATTAGCCAACGCGCTGATCCTGCAGAGATTATCGCGGCATTTGGCCGATATCAGCTGCTGTGCGCGCTGCGTGAAGGGCCGTTTGGCGTGCAGGGATTGAACCAGCGTATTGAGCAGAAGCTGATGCAGCTGCAGCTGATTCGTCGTCCAACCGGCGGCAGTCGCTGGTATCAGGGACGTCCGGTGATGGTGACGCGCAACGACAGCGCGCTGGGCCTGTTTAACGGCGATATCGGCATTACGCTGTTTGATGAGGAAGGTCTGCTGAAAGTGTTCTTCCCGTTGCCGGATGGCAGCATTAAAGCGGTGCAGCCGAGCCGATTGCCGACGCACGATACCGCGTGGGCGATGACGGTACATAAATCGCAGGGTTCGGAGTTTGATCATACGGCGCTGGTGATGCCGGCGCAGTTTCTGCCGGTGTTAACGCGCGAACTGATTTACACCGCGATTACCCGCGCACGTAAGCAGCTGACGTTGTATAGCGATGACAGCGTGTTCCGCCGTGCTGTGCAGTTGCGTACCCAGCGACGCAGCGGATTGCTGGAGCGGTTGAGCGGGGAGTAA